A region from the Rosa rugosa chromosome 6, drRosRugo1.1, whole genome shotgun sequence genome encodes:
- the LOC133717249 gene encoding ABC transporter C family member 10-like, translated as MMEDLWSGFCGESGGSESLSFRFLVHPSSCINHALIIFLDIVLLVALLFSMFIKSSKRVHVPARFLGFSSWQIVSAIFNGALGFVYLCLGAWNLEEKLRNTHTALPLNWWLLGLFQGFTWLVLSLTLSIRLQQLPRQPSRLLCILAFLFSGVVFALSLFAVIFRNEMSVKIVLDILTFPGAALLLLCVFKGYKYEDGDEVSDNGLYAPLNGESNGISKGNDHATPFSKAGLFSKMSFWWLNSLMKRGREKTLEDEDIPKLRKEDRAESCYSMFLEQLSKQKQIEPSSQPSVLKTIILCHWKEILLSGFFALLKILTICAGPLLLNAFILVAEGNESFEHEGYLLAGALFVSKTIESLSQRQWYFRCRLIGLKVRSLLTAAIYKKQLRLSNAAKLAHSGGEIMNYVTVDAYRIGEFPFWFHQTWTTSVQLCFSLVILFRAVGLATFAALVVILLSVICNAPVAKLQHKFQSKLMKAQDERLKASSEALVNMKVLKLYAWETHFKKAIEKLRKEEHKWLSAMLLRRAYSTYLFWSTPVLVSTATFGACYFLKIPLHANNVFTFISTLRLVQDPIRTIPDVFAVVIQAKVAFGRIVKFLEAPELQTSNVRKCNMKNVANSIEIKSANFSWEENLSKPILRNINLEVRPGEKVAICGEVGSGKSSLLAAILGEIPNVQGNIQVYGKIAYVSQTAWIQSGTIQENILFGSCMDSQRYRETLERCSLVKDLELLPYGDLTEIGERGVNLSGGQKQRIQLARALYQDADIYLLDDPFSAVDAHTATNLFNEYVMEALSGKTVLLVTHQVDFLPAFDFVLLMMDGEILQAAPYQHLLALSQEFQDLVNAHKETAGSERLSDVTSAQNSGISSREIKKSYVEKPLKENKGDQLIKLEERETGDTGFKPYILYLKQNKGFLYFSIAVCLHFTFIMSQIAQNSWMAANVDNPSISTLRLLVVYLSIGFSATFIFLFRSLAAVVGGLETSKSLFSQLLNSLFHAPMSFYDSTPLGRILSRVSSDLSITDLDIPFSIVFACGATMNAYCNLGVLTVVTWQVLFVSIPMVYVAIQLQKYYFSTAKELMRINGTTKSFVANHLAESVSGAITIRAFNEEERFSAKSFHLIDTNASPYFHSFSANEWLIQRLEIISASVLASAALCMVLLPHGTFTSGFIGMALSYGLSLNVSLINSIQNQCTIANYIISVERLNQYMHIPSEAPEVIEGNRPPANWPVVGKVEIQNLQIRYRDDTPLVLRGISCVFEGGHKIGIVGRTGSGKSTLIGALFRLVEPTGGKIIVDGIDICTIGLHDLRSRFGIIPQDPTLFNGTVRYNLDPLSQHSDQKIWEVLGKCQLREVVEEKEKGLDSLVVDDGSNWSMGQRQLFCLGRALLRRSRVLVLDEATASIDNATDTILQKTIRTEFEACTVITVAHRIPTVMDCTMVLAISDGKIMEYDEPMRLMKREGSLFGQLVKEYWSHLQSAESH; from the exons ATGATGGAGGACTTATGGAGTGGATTTTGTGGGGAATCTGGAGGTTCTGAGAGTTTGAGTTTTCGGTTTCTGGTTCATCCTTCTTCATGCATTAATCACGCTTTGATAATTTTCCTAGACATAGTTCTTCTTGTGGCGCTCTTGTTCAGTATGTTTATCAAGTCATCAAAAAGAGTTCATGTTCCAGCACGATTTCTAGGCTTTTCGAGTTGGCAAATAGTCTCGGCCATTTTCAATGGCGCTCTTGGATTTGTGTACTTGTGCTTGGGAGCCTGGAATTTAGAAGAGAAGCTGAGGAATACACATACAGCTTTGCCTTTGAATTGGTGGTTACTTGGTCTTTTTCAAGGCTTCACATGGTTGGTTTTGAGCTTAACTCTAAGCATCAGGTTGCAGCAACTTCCAAGACAACCTTCAAGACTGTTGTGCATCCTTGCTTTTTTGTTCTCTGGAGTTGTCTTTGCTCTATCGCTCTTCGCTGTCATTTTCAGAAATGAAATGTCAGTTAAGATAGTACTAGATATCCTGACTTTCCCAGGAGCAGCATTGTTGCTGTTATGTGTTTTCAAGGGGTATAAGtatgaagatggtgatgaggTCAGTGACAATGGCCTTTATGCCCCTCTCAATGGTGAGTCCAATGGTATTAGTAAAGGTAATGATCATGCAACCCCATTTAGCAAAGCTGGATTGTTCAGTAAAATGTCATTTTGGTGGTTAAATTCATTGATGAAAAGAGGTAGGGAGAAAACACTGGAGGATGAAGATATACCGAAGTTGCGCAAGGAAGATAGAGCAGAAAGTTGCTATTCGATGTTCTTGGAGCAACTGAGCAAGCAGAAACAAATTGAGCCATCTTCCCAGCCATCAGTATTAAAGACTATAATCCTATGCCACTGGAAGGAGATTTTACTATCTGGTTTCTTTGCTTTGCTGAAGATACTCACTATTTGTGCTGGTCCTTTGCTTCTCAATGCCTTCATTTTGGTTGCGGAGGGAAATGAAAGTTTCGAGCACGAAGGTTATCTGTTAGCCGGAGCACTTTTTGTCTCGAAAACCATTGAATCCTTGTCACAAAGACAGTGGTACTTCAGGTGCAGGCTTATTGGTTTGAAAGTTAGGTCTTTGCTGACAGCAGCCATTTACAAAAAGCAATTGAGATTATCTAATGCTGCTAAGCTGGCACACTCAGGTGGTGAGATCATGAATTATGTTACTGTGGATGCTTATAGGATTGgagagtttccattttggttccATCAGACTTGGACTACTAGCGTCCAGCTCTGTTTTTCTTTGGTAATTCTTTTCCGTGCAGTCGGCCTGGCTACATTTGCAGCCTTGGTGGTGATACTTTTGAGTGTGATTTGCAATGCTCCAGTTGCTAAGCTACAACATAAGTTCCAGAGTAAGCTTATGAAGGCTCAAGATGAAAGGCTCAAGGCTAGTTCTGAGGCTCTAGTGAACATGAAGGTCTTAAAGTTATATGCATGGGAAACACATTTCAAGAAGGCAATAGAGAAGTTAAGGAAGGAGGAGCACAAATGGTTATCTGCAATGCTGTTAAGAAGAGCATATAGTACTTATCTATTTTGGTCAACTCCTGTTTTGGTCTCTACTGCAACATTTGGGGCATGCTATTTTCTCAAAATTCCGTTACATGCAAACAATGTTTTCACTTTTATCTCAACTTTGAGACTTGTTCAGGACCCCATTCGAACCATACCTGATGTTTTTGCAGTTGTGATTCAAGCCAAGGTTGCATTTGGTCGTATTGTGAAATTCCTTGAGGCACCTGAGCTGCAAACTTCAAATGTCCGGAAGTGCAACATGAAGAATGTAGCTAACTCCATTGAAATTAAGTCAGCTAATTTTTCATGGGAAGAGAATTTATCGAAGCCCATACTGAGAAATATAAATTTAGAGGTTAGACCTGGTGAAAAGGTGGCTATATGTGGTGAAGTCGGCTCAGGCAAATCAAGTCTTCTAGCTGCAATTCTTGGAGAAATTCCAAATGTGCAAGGAAAT ATTCAAGTTTATGGGAAGATTGCCTATGTTTCTCAAACAGCATGGATCCAGTCAGGAACCATACAAGAAAATATTCTCTTTGGTTCTTGTATGGATAGTCAGAGATACCGAGAGACGCTTGAGAGATGCTCACTAGTAAAGGACCTTGAGCTGCTTCCCTATGGTGACCTTACTGAAATAGGAGAGAGAGGGGTGAATCTAAGTGGAGGTCAGAAGCAGCGGATCCAACTTGCACGCGCTCTCTATCAGGATGCTGATATATATCTCTTGGATGATCCATTCAGTGCTGTTGATGCGCATACTGCCACAAACTTATTTAAT GAATATGTAATGGAAGCACTTTCAGGCAAGACAGTTCTACTTGTGACCCATCAAGTTGATTTCCTGCCTGCATTTGATTTCGTTTTG TTGATGATGGATGGGGAGATCCTACAAGCAGCTCCTTATCAGCATCTATTGGCTTTAAGCCAAGAATTCCAGGACCTTGTCAATGCGCACAAAGAAACTGCTGGTTCCGAAAGGCTTTCAGATGTCACTTCTGCACAAAATTCTGGAATATCATCTAGAGAGATTAAGAAGAGTTATGTTGAGAAGccattaaaagaaaataaaggtgACCAATTGATTAAactagaagagagagaaacaggAGACACAGGTTTTAAGCCATACATACTGTATCTGAAACAGAACAAAGGGTTCTTGTACTTCTCAATTGCCGTTTGCCTCCACTTCACTTTTATTATGAGTCAGATTGCACAGAACTCTTGGATGGCTGCTAATGTTGATAATCCGAGTATTAGCACATTGCGGTTGCTTGTGGTTTACTTATCAATTGGATTCTCCGCAacatttatttttctgtttagATCTCTTGCAGCAGTTGTTGGGGGTCTTGAGACATCAAAGTCGTTGTTCTCACAACTACTAAACTCCCTTTTTCATGCACCCATGTCATTCTATGACTCAACACCTCTGGGAAGGATACTTAGTCGT GTTTCATCTGATCTGAGTATCACAGATCTTGATATTCCATTCAGCATAGTATTTGCTTGTGGAGCTACCATGAATGCCTATTGCAATCTTGGAGTATTGACTGTTGTTACCTGGCAAGTCTTGTTTGTCTCCATACCAATGGTCTATGTCGCAATTCAGCTACAG AAATATTACTTTTCCACTGCAAAAGAGTTGATGAGGATCAATGGAACAACTAAGTCCTTTGTAGCAAACCATCTAGCAGAGTCTGTATCGGGAGCCATTACCATTAGAGCTTTCAATGAAGAAGAGCGCTTCTCGGCAAAGAGCTTTCACCTCATTGACACAAATGCTAGTCCTTATTTCCACAGCTTTTCTGCAAATGAGTGGTTAATCCAACGATTAGAGATAATCAGCGCATCGGTTCTTGCCTCTGCAGCACTTTGTATGGTTTTGCTTCCTCATGGAACCTTTACCTCTG GGTTTATTGGGATGGCACTTTCTTATGGTCTATCACTAAATGTGTCCTTGATCAACTCAATTCAGAACCAGTGCACTATAGCAAATTACATCATTTCTGTTGAAAGACTAAATCAATACATGCACATTCCAAGTGAAGCCCCGGAAGTAATAGAGGGAAACCGTCCACCGGCCAACTGGCCTGTTGTAGGAAAAGTGGAGATACAAAATTTGCAG ATTAGATATAGGGATGACACACCACTTGTTCTTCGAGGGATTAGTTGTGTTTTTGAAGGAGGACATAAGATTGGTATTGTTGGCCGGACAGGCAGTGGGAAGTCTACACTCATCGGTGCTCTATTTCGGCTGGTCGAGCCAACCGGAGGGAAGATCATAGTCGATGGCATTGACATCTGCACTATAGGACTTCATGATCTGAGGTCAAGATTTGGAATAATACCTCAAGACCCTACTCTCTTTAATGGCACCGTCAGATACAATTTGGACCCCTTATCTCAACATTCAGACCAGAAAATATGGGAG GTTCTTGGAAAGTGTCAGCTTCGAGAGGTTGTTGAGGAGAAAGAAAAAGGCTTAGACTCGTTAG TTGTGGATGATGGATCAAACTGGAGCATGGGGCAAAGGCAACTGTTCTGCCTCGGGCGCGCTCTTCTAAGGAGAAGTCGGGTATTGGTGCTTGATGAAGCAACTGCATCCATCGACAATGCAACTGATACGATCCTGCAGAAGACTATAAGGACTGAGTTTGAAGCTTGTACAGTAATTACAG